ACCGCAGCGCGCGCCAGTCCACGATCGAACGCGCCGAGCGTGATATCGACACGCAGCTTGCCACGCTGACAGAACAGCGCAGCCTTCTGACCGAACGCCGCGACGCGCTGCGCGCCAGCGTCCAGAGCTCGCCCGAAACGCAGCGACAGCTTGACGCCTTCGAGCGCCGCCGCGAGCAGCTTCAGGCGCAGCTCGAAACGATCTCGGCGCGTCGGAGCGACGCCGAAGTAGGCGCGACGCTGGAAGCGGCATCGCAGGGCGAGCGGCTGACGACGCTGGAAGAGGCGCAGGTGCCCGATTATCCGATCACCATGAGCCGCAAGAAGCGCGCGATACTGGGCGGCGGCGCATCTGTGGCGCTGGCGATCATGCTGGCGTGGCTGCTGGAATTGCGCCGCCCCGTGATCCGCTCTGCCCGCCAGATGGAGCGGGAGACCGGCGTGACGCCGGTGGTATCCATCCCCGAACTCGAAGCGAAATTCGGCAGTTCGAAATGGCGCCAGCGCCGCGAGAAGCGCCGTGCGGCAGGCAAGGCCGGACGCGCAGCGCGCATCGCCCGGCAGACGTCCTAGACCGCCGTCAAGTCCATCAAGGCATCAACAGCACCAGGGCGTCGCGGTTGATCCACAGCGCCAGCGCAATCAGGGCCGCACCCGCGCCCGCGGCAACCGCGTCATGGCGCATGTCCCAGACGCCGTGGCACCGCGCGAGCCAGATCACCGCCGCATGCGTCACGACCTGGGCGATCCCGATCCCCACAATCGCGCCCACGATTCCGTAGGCGCTGACACCGGCGATCAGCAGCGAAACCTGAAGCACCGCCCGCACGGCCGTTAGAACAAAGAACCGTCTGGAATCGCCAGCGGCAAGGGCGGCCTGATCGTAGGTAATTCCGATCACCTGAGGCACCAAGGCGACGGCCAGCAGCGTGACGATCCCCCCCGCCTGCGCATAGCGCGCATCGTAGAGCACATCGACGAGCCAGGGGCCGAAGATCGCCATCCCCGCCAGCAAGGCGATGATCCCCCCGCTCAACCCGTATCTGAGCCGCGCGATCTTGGCCCGCTGCTCCTTGGCGTCGCGGTAGACCGGGATCATCACCCGGCCCGTCACCGCAGAGCCGAGGAGCAGCGGAAAGCTCGCAAGGAAATACCCGATGTTGTAGATGCCCAGACTTTCGAGGCTCAGGAACTTGCCCAGAACGGCCTTGTCGCCCTGGCTGGCGAAGAACCAGCAGACGGTGCTCATGAAGATCCACTTCCCGAAACTGACCAGTTCGCGCACCGCGGCAGGCTCCCAGCGAAAGCGGTTGGCCTGCCCCGGCAGGAACGCCCAAGTCAGCACCAGCTTTGCCAGTGCCGAGATCACGCCACCCACCACCAGTGCTGCCACCGATTGCCAGACCAGTGCCAGCCCGATCATCGCTGCGATGCCTATAGCCTGCGACAGAAGGTCAAGCACCGTGAGGCGGCCCATCAGAAGATGCCTGTGCGCGGTTTCGATACGGGTCGGGTTGAAGCCCGCGATCACCAGCATCAGTGCAGCGACCGGCAGATAGACCTGCAAGTCCGGCGCATCGTAGAACCACGCCATCGGCACGGCCAGCGCCACCGCGATCCCCCACAGGATGATCCCGCGGATCACCTGTATAGACCACGCGGTGTTCAGGAAGTCTGGATCGTCACCGCGCTTGCTCTGGGCGATGGAGGGCGCGATGCCCACGTCCGAGAACAGCGTCAGCCCCACCGTCACAAGGCTGATCAGCGCCATCAGGCCGAAGGCTTCGGGAAACAAAAGCCGCGTCAGGATCAGGTTCGACGCCAGCCGCAGGATCTGGCTGCCGCCATAGCCCAACACGATCCATGCCCCGCTGCGCATCACCCGCGCCATCAGCGCGCCACCACGCAGACGCTGCAAAAGACCATTCATTTGCCGCATTGTTCTCCGGATCAGACCCTAAGTCCTACCTAGCCGCCGAACCGCAGTTGTGCCAGCATCCACAGCACTTGCACGAAGGCCGTGACTGGAAGGACACGACGTTGAACCTCGCCTATATCCTCAACAGCTACCCGCAGCCTTCGCACAGTTTCATCCGTCGCGAGATCCGCAGCCTCGAACGTCAGGGCCACAGCGTGACCCGCCTTGCCATGCGCGCGGGCGATGCGCCGCTGGTGGACACGCAGGATGTGGAGGAGGCCGCCGCCACCACATATGTGCTCAAGGCGGGCGGCCTGGCCCTGCTGCGGTCGGTGGTGCAGCGCCTTTCGGCGGATCCGCGGGGTTTCGGCAAAGCGCTGGGTCTGGCCCTGTCGTGCGGCAAACGTTCCGAAGCGGGGATAGTGAAACACCTGATCTATCTGGCCGAGGCCGCTCATGTGGCGCAGATCTGCGCTGCCGCAGGGGTGACGCACGCGCACGCGCATTTCGGCACGAACGCGGCCGCCGTCGCGATGCTGTGCAATGCGCTGGGCGGCCCGTCCTACAGTTTCACCGTCCACGGTCCCGAAGAATACGACGCGCCCCGCGCCCTGTCGCTGGGCGAAAAGGTCACCCGCTCGAAATTCACGGTGGCGATCAGCAGTTTCGGTCGCAGCCAACTGGCGCGCTGGGCGGGGCCCGCGCATTGGGACAGGATCGAGGTCGTCCATTGCGGGATCGACCCTGCCCGCTTTCCCGATCCCTCTCCGTTGCCGGAGGGCCCGCCGCGTTTCGTGGCCATCGGGCGGTTCGTCGAACAGAAAGGCCAGTTGATCGCGCTGGACGCGCTGGAGGCGTTGAACCGCGCGGTCCCCGGCGCCCATCTGACCCTGATCGGGGACGGCGAAATGCGCCCCGAGATCGAGGCCCGTATCGACGCGCTGGGCCTGACGGCGCAGGTCACCCTGACCGGCTGGGTGGACGAGGCGCGCATCCTCGAAGAACTCGGCGCCGCGCATGCGCTCTTGATGCCCAGTTTTGCCGAAGGGCTTCCGATGGTGATCATGGAGGCGATGGCTGCGGGTCGGCTGGTCATCGCGACCTATATCGCGGGCATCCCCGAGCTTGTGCAGACGGGCGAAACGGGCTGGCTCGTTCCCGCCGGAGACGCCGCAGCGCTTGCTACGGCGATGCAGGAGCTGGCCGATCTGGCCCCGGCCAGACGCGACGAAATGGCCAAAGCGGCGCGCGCCCGCGCCCTCGCCCGTCACGACATCGACCGCGAGGCCGCCAAGCTTGCCGCGCTGATGGCCCGCTAGCGTCCGCGCGCCCAGCGCTCTTCGCCCGGTCTGGGCAAGCGAACGGCGAGGGCCACCACTGCAAAGGCTGCAAATCCGAGCGGGTCGCGCAACGCGCGCCGCCACAGCGGCACCTGATCGGGTGCGGGCGCATCGTGATTGGCCCAGAGCGCCGGAAACAGCGCCTTGACCTCGGCCACACCGATGTCCTGACGCCTACGCACCCGCACCAGCGGACCGAAGCCCTCGATCATCGGCCAGTCGTAGCGCGCGGGAACGCTGTGGCGCTCGCCCGGCCTGAACTGAAGCCGGACAAAGGTGTCGTCCGAAATAATGTCGGGAAACGCGCCCCAGCGCTGGCGCCCCGCCGCATTCACCGCAAAGACGCCAAAGCCCGGCACACCGTGGGTCAGAAACGGGATGCCCACCCAAAAGCGGGTATAGACAGCCGAAAACCCGCCGTCGCTGACCGTTACGTTGGGGATACCGCTGGCATAGCGCGGCGCGTCACTGTCCAGAACCTGCGCAAGCTGCGCAAGCAGCGGCGGGCTCACCACCACATCGGCGTCGATGAAGGCCTTCGCGCCGTAGGTGGCCGCGGTGTCTCCTGCATTGAGCGCCCCGATCTTGCCTCCCTCCGGCAGATCGATCACCCGCAGAGCCCATCCCCGGGTCTCTGCCCGGCCGGCATAGCCGCGCGCGATTTCTGCGGTGGCGTCGGTGCAGCCGTTCGCCATCACGATCACTTCGACAGCGGCGCCGGTGTCTTCGCTTGACAGCAGCGCCTCGAGGCACGGTTCGATGTATCCCACTTCGTTATGCGCGGGGATCAGGACAGACAGATCGACGGTCATTGTGCGGCCACCAGCGCGTCCCAGCGCGGATTGGCATCGTCCAGATGCCGAAGCGTGCCCCAACTGCCCCATTTCGTCGGCGCGTAGACATCCGCGTAGGCGTTGAACAGCCGCCCGCCCACCTCGCGCCATCCCGTCAGCAACGCGGCATAGAGCGCGCCCATTTCCGGGGAGTAGTTGAAGTGGTGAAAGAATTCCGTCAGGCGGGCGTCATCGACCTGCGGTCCGATACCCACAACGTGGGTGCCGCCCTCGTACATTATCAATTCCAGGCCCTCGCGGGCGGCCACGGCGGCGTGGTAGGGCCAGACCCGGCTGACCAGATCGTCCACGGTATCGATGTTCTGCCCGCTGACCGATCCGTTGCTCAGCTCCTGCGCAGCCAGCGTGCTGGCATAGTCGTGGCGCGTGGCCGTGATGGCGTCCGCGCGTGCCTGACCTGTCAGGCCCTGCGCATCGGCGCGGCGCGTCGCGCGAGCAAGGCTTTCGTCCAGCCAGCCGTGCATCTCGTCGCGCCGCGCCTCCAGCCCCAGAACACCGCCGAAATACCCCGTTACGGCATAGGCATCGAACGACAGCGCGGGGCGCGCCCGGCCTTCTGCCACGACAAGCGGCGCCTCCAGAATGGTCTCCTCCAGTCCCAGCCAGCCTGTCTGCGTCGAGATCACATTGACCAGCCTGTCCCTCTGGCCTGCGAATGCGTCCGAAAACATCTCGGCGATCTCGGCCGCGCGCAGAGCGTAGAATTGCGTGCCCGTCTCGGCCTGCTGCCACCGCGCTTCGGCTTGTTCCTGTGCCCAGCGGGCCTGCGCGAACTGGAAGTTCCAGACTTCGTTGGAATACTCCACATAGGCCCGCCGTGATGGCGGCAGCTCCTCCGCAACCATTCTGGCGAACGCGCGGACATACCCGTCGTCGGCGAGGTGCGGAATGTTGAACCACGGATCGGCCTCCAGCTGCGCCACGAGATCGAGCATGACTTCGAGCGGCACTCCCTTCACCGCCCAGCTTGCATCCTCGCGCCTGGGCCTGTCGCCCCATGCGGACTGGGTGGAATCATTGGTATCCATCCAGTCCATGAAGCGCAGGGCGTCAAACCCTTCCATCCGGCGCAGCCAGTCCGGATTGAAGACGGCACCGCCTTGCCAAAGCGCGAGCCTGTCCTCGCGCACCACGCTGATCCGGCGCACCGGGTCGCTGGCCGAAGTCCGCTGGATGCGGATCTCGACCGGACCGGGCCCGGGGGTATAGTCGAACCGCACCTCGTTCGTTCCGTAACGGATATTCGTGGCGCGGCCCAAAGGCTCTACGATGCCCTTGCCCTCGAACCGCAGCACATAGCGGCCCGCAAGCGATTGCGCCTGTGGTGGCATGTCAGTCAGGATCAGCGTGCCGACCGATGCCGCGTCTCGCGGCAAGGTGGTGACCCACCCGTCGGCGTCGATATGCCCTCCGGCCACCAGCGCGTCATGGTCGATCCCCCCGAACTGCCCGGCGCGGTGCCCGATCCACGGGCGCGCGGTTTTCATCACGTCGAGGAACGGCTGCTGCGTGCTCCAGTCGGTGACCGGTGCCAAGCCGATGGCAACCGGGCCGGCACCCGCCGAGGCCCCTTGAACGGCAGCCGGTTGTGCGCCCTGCCCCGCAGGCGGTGCGCGCGGCTGGCGCGGCTGCGCCTTCACCGCAGCCGGTGCATCGGCCAGCGTACGGCCCCGGTACTGCTGGACGGTGTCGCGGGCTACGGCTTGAAGGCTGGCGGCAAGGGCGGCATCCGGCGTGTCGAACGCTGCGCCGAACCGGTCCTTGACTTCATGCGGCAGGCCGACCGGATCAGCCCCCGTGAGGGTCGCGAACTGCACCATCGAGACAAAATAATGGCCGATGTCGTTCAGGTGGATGTCGTCGGCAAACACATCCTCGATGCTATCCAAACTGGGAATATCCCCCGAAGCGATCGCATCTGACAGCGCCCCAAGGCCCTGACCTGCGGGGATCAGCTGGACCTGATCCATCCCCGCGCCCGCGCCGCTGCGCAACTGCGCCACGATCTGCTCCCACTCGGAGAGGTCGGTTTGCAGGCGCACGCGCCATTGTTGATCCGCCCCGTCGTCGTATTCGACCTCTGCACCGGTGCCGCTCTTTAGGCTGTGCCAACCTTCCTGAACGAAGATCCGGGCCTCGGGATTTGCACCCAGCGCCAGTCCGGCAAAGGCCTGTGCGTAGACTTCGGTCTCGCTCCAGCGAAGGTGGTTTGCCAGCGGGATCGCCTCGGTCAGGATCAGGTCCGTCACGCCGCCGCGCGGCAGGATGCGGCGCGCATCGATGCCTTCGGCGGCGGCTGAATTGTCCCAGTTGTACTTCAGCGGTGCGCCGTTGATGATCTGCGCCTGCACCGTGGCCTCGGCCGCACGGGGCTGAAGGGCTGCTTGCAGCATGTCCGGTCCGGTTTTGCCGAACAGGCTGTGGCCGATCATCACGACCGACAGGACCGCACTGGCCAGATCCATCATGCGGCAACCCCTGTAAAGGCCGTTGCGCGGACCACATCCCAGACAATGCGCTGCATCACCTCAGCCGCGGCGGGATCAGGTGCCAGCGCGGGCGTGCCATCCGCGCGCGACAGGCTGTGCGGCAGACCCAGAGGGCTGGCATGGTAGAGGACCGCGTAATGGGTCAGCGCAACAAGGTATGCCCCCAGATCGCCAAGGTGGATGGTATCCACCTCTCCTTCCGGCGTGCGGGCGAAAAGCGCGTCGCGGTCCGGCACATTCCCGACGCCGCCCGCGGCCTCGACCCTGCGGACGAAAGCCGCGAGCACCTGACCGGCTGGTATCAGATGGATGGCCGCGCCGGTGTCGGCGACGGCCGGAAGCGACAGCTGCCGCAGCCACAGGTCATCCAGATCGCTGTCGATCCGTGACAACCACCCGTCCGGATCGTCCGTCCGGTGCCAAGTCTCGTAGAGGTAAAGCTTTATGTCCGGTCGCCCCTGTCGGGCCAATGCCGCCCAGTTGGCCAGATAATCGGCGCTGTCGTGGTAGTGGATCGCATCGCGCAGCTCGACCATCTCGGTCATCACCAGCGCCTCGAAAGCACCGCTTTGCAGCGCTTCGCGCGCAGGCAGAAACCTTGGGTGGTCGTTTTCAACCTCGAATCCGTTGATCGCCACATCGGGATACCAATGCGCGCGCAGGCTGGTCCCCCATCCCAGCTGGCTGGCGTAGTCATGGCCTGCGGGCGCGAGTTGCGCCAGCATCGCGGGCATATCGCGCCCGACTAGCGAATGGCCGAGGTGAAAGACCGACATCCCACCCTCCGGCGCCGCAAGCGACTGGTCCAGAAGTGCTGCGGCCTCGTCAAGCCTGCCGGCGCGCCACAGCGCTTGGCCCGCAAGCCCCGCCCCGGCGGCCAGCCCTGCGCCTCCTGCCAGCAAAAGGGCCTTGCGCCGCGAATACATGCCGTCACCTCCTGCTTGCGGCGTAGACCGTGCCATCAGATTGCCCAATGGCCACCGCGGTGACAAGAACGCCTGCGGCGTGGCAATAGGAACCGGTCAAAATCCGCCCCGCGTCGAAGGGCCCCTGCGCACTTTGGAACGTCGCTTCGAACCGGCTGTCCTCGCGTTCGATGCGCAATTCGATCACTTCGAAGCCGAACAAGGCGCGGCTGAGGGGGTATTGCGCCTTGAAGACGGCTTCCTTGGCGGAAAAAATAAGTCGGGCGAGCAGGCCACGCGAGGCGGGATCCTCGCTGTCGAGCCACGCGCGTTCCGCCGTTGTGCAAATCTCGTGTTCCAGCCCGCGCTCGAGCGGGGCCGCGGTTTCGAGATCGACGCCGATCCCCGCCCAGTCGTCGGAATTGCCGACTGCCGCAACACAGGCATCGGCGGTGTGCGAAATGCTGCCGGTCAGGCCGCGCGGCCAGATCGGCGCCCTGTCGGGCCCCATGGGAACCGGTTCGGGCCGTGCGCCGAGCGCGATCATGGCTTCGCGTGCCGCCGCACGGCCAGCGAGGAACTCAATCTGACGCGCCGGGACCGCAACGGCAACGGCCCCCGCCTCGTCCTTGTGGACCGCTTCCGGCCGTTCCGTCGGATCGCTGGCCGCAACGGCAATGCCATCGGGCAGAACCGATTGCGTCAGCGCCTGGATCAGCTCGCGGTCCGGCGTCACGTTCCCGCTTTCGTGCGGCCCGCGCGCATTGCACGGCGCTTCGACATCGTCTCGCGCCGCTCTTCGGCTGCGGGAGAGGTTTCTTCGGGCGCCGCGGCGGCGGGTGCCCCGCCCTCGTCGATGTGGCGCGCCAGCGCTTCGAGCGTGGGGAAGCGGAAGATGTCGGTGATCGACAAACGGTCCGTCCCCAACGCCGCCCTGATGTCGCGGTGCGCCTGCACGGCCAGCAGCGAATGCCCGCCCAGCGCGAAGAAGTTGTCCGACGCGCGCACCTGCGCGACCCCGAGGATTGCAGACCAAACAGCCGCAATCGCCGCCTGGGTTTCATTTTGCGCAGGCGCTGCGGAAGCCTGTTCAGCCGCATGTTTCGGCTGCGGCTCGGGCAGCGCCTTGCGGTCGATCTTCTTGTTGGGGGTCAGCGGCATCCGGTCGATCGTCACGATCCGCGCGGGCACCATGATCTCGGGCAGGCGCGCCTTCAACGCGTCCAGCAAGGCATCCTCGCCAGCCGGAGAGCCTGTCACATATCCCACAAGCTGCGCCCCGCCCTGCCCCTGTCGCGCGATGACGACCGATTGCGTCACGCCGGGCTGGTTGGACAGAACCGCCTCGATCTCGCCCAGCTCGATCCGGTGGCCACGGATTTTCACCTGATCATCGGCACGGCCCATGAAGGACAGCGTGCCGTCGGGCCGCCACGCCGCCAGATCGCCGGTGCGGTAAAGCCGCCCCTCCCCGAAAGGATTGGGGACGAAACGGTCGGCAGTCATCTCCGGCCGGTTCCAGTAGCCTTGGGTCACCCCGTCACCACCGATCAGCAATTCCCCCGCGACGCCGACAGGTTGGGGCGCCATCCCAGCGTCCAGAACGTAGACCTGCGTGTTGGCGATGGGTGTGCCCACGGCGGCCACCGGATCGGCCCGCGTCACCATCTGCGTGGTCGACCAGATCGTTGTCTCGGTCGGGCCGTACATGTTCTGCACCGTCCCGCCGGTGGCCTGCATCAGATCGTCGGCCAAGGCGCCCGGCAGCGCCTCTCCGCCCACCATCAGCGCCTTGACGCCGGACAGGGCGTGCCGCGTTTCGTCGTTCATCACCAGCATCTGCGCCATCGACGGCGTACATTGCAGATGGCTCACCCGGTGGCGCACCAGCTGCGCGGCGAGCGAGAAATCGTCGTCTTCAAGGCTGCTGCCCGCGTTGGTCCTTTGCAACACCTCGGCAAGCGGCTTCAGCCCTTCCATCACCTGAGGAACGGAAATGCCGTAGTCGATCAGACAGGCGATTTCATCGACCCCGATACGCTTGAGCTCTTCCGCGCGGGCCACGCCGTCCGCGACCGTGCCGAACATGCCGCTGTCGTTGAAATAGCGCTGGAACGCGAATTCGAGGATCGCTTCCATCTCCTCGTCCCCGAGGCTGCCCAGATCGACCTCGAAGGGGTTCTTGACCCCCTCGGGACGCTTGAACGCCGGAAAGGCCCAGGCGTATTGCTTGATCAGGCCGGCGGCAGAGCGCAGGTAGTCCTTCATCGGGCCGCGCGCGATTTCCTCGGCGCGCGCGCGCGTCTGGTCAAGATAGGTGTGCAGCATGACCGTGACAGTGAAATCCGCCGGATCATGTCCGGCCTCGCGCAGCGCCGCATGGTAGAGTTTGATCTTGTCACCCACCTCGGCCACCGATTGTCCCAGAAGGTGGGTCAGCACGTTTGCACCGATCTGGCCCGCTTCTTTCCACGTTTCGGGATTGCCCGCCGTCGTAACCCAAACGGGCAGTTCGGCCGAGACCGGGCGCGGCTGGGTCACCACCGCAAAGGGGCTGCCGTCCTTGGTCGGGAACTCCACCGCCTCGCCGCGCCACAGACGGCGCAGCTGGTCGATGGCGTCATACATCGCGGGCTTGTTCTGGGGCGGCGTGTTTTCGGGGCGCAGGATGAAATCATCCGGCTGCCAGCCCGACGCGATGGCAAGACCCGCTCGTCCGTTCGTCAGGTTGTCGATCACCGCCCATTCCTCGGCGATGCGCGCGGGGTGATGAAGCGGCGCCACGCAAGAGCCCGCCCGCACCGAAAGGGTCTTGGTGACCGCAGCCACCGCCGCGCCGGTTACGGACGGATTGGGATAAGGCCCGCCGAAGGCATGGAAATGCCGCTCCGGTGTCCAGACCGCGTTGAAGCCGTTCGCGTCTGCGAATTTGGCACCTTCGAGCAGCAATTCGTATTTTGCCGGCCCCGCTCCGTCGTCATTTCCCCAGTAAAACAGGTTGAAGTCGATCTTGCGATCCGACACCGCGATCGGACCCCGGCTGAGCTCGGTCCGGCTGTCGTCGCCCGCCAGCACCAGCTTGAACCCGCGCGAGAGCGTCCAGAACAGTTCGAGCACCGAGATATCAAAGCTGAGCGACGTGACCGCCAGCCACGCATCGCCCGCGTCATAAGCGATCCGCTGGTCCATGCCCGCAAAGAAGTTGGCCACATTACCATGACCGACCATCACGCCCTTGGGCGTTCCGGTCGAACCGGAGGTATAGATCAGATAGGCCAGCGTATCCGCCGTTGCCCCCGCCGAAGGGTTGGCATCGGATGCGGTGGCAATGTCGGGATCCGTGTCGATCAACAGGTGCTGCGCATCGCTTTCCGGCAGCGATGCGGCCAGCGCGGATTGCGTGACGATCACGGGAGCGCCGCTGTCCGAGATATAATGCGCGATGCGGTTTTCGGGATAGGCCGGATCCAGCGGCACATAGGCTCCGCCCGCCTTCAGAATGCCCAGCGCGCCCACCAGCAGATCGGGGCCGCGCGCCACGCAGAGCCCCACGGGCGTGCCGACCGTGACACCGCGCGCGCGCAGGACATGCGCCAGCCGGTTCGCCGCCGCATTGAGCGCCGCATAGCTCATGCTGCGGTCCTCGAAAACAAGGGCCGTCGCATCCGGCGTGCGCGCGACCTGCGCCTCGAAAGCGGCGTGGATCGGGGTCGCGTCGTATTCTGTCGCGGTGGCATTCCACTGCTCGGTGGCAAGACTGCGTTCGGACGCAGGCATCCCGTCGTTGCCCGCCAGAAGATGGTCGAGCCGCGCCGCCAGAAGATCCATCGCCTGCGCCGACAGCAGCCCGTTGTCGCCGTGCAGAACGATCTCGCTTCCCGCCACGACTGCGGTCAGCGTGGCCCCGTCGACAGGCGCCTGAGCGATGCAGAATGCGGGACGCGCGGCGGGGATCGCGGGGTCGCGCGCCGGCAGGTCGGTCGGGAAACCGGCAGTAGCCTCGATGCGCGACAGCTGCGCCGGAAGATCCCCCCCGCATCGCAGTGGCACCCAGTCGCTCCCATGGCCCGCAGCAATGGGCGTCACCGCATAGGCCACATCACCATCACCCTGCCCTGCGCCCAAAAGCGCGAGCCGGGTCAGCGCCGCAATCGCGTCGGCGCCCGCCGGAATGGCACAGCGACGCTCGCTCCGGATGCCCGAAGCACTGCCCTGCGCCAGCGGCACCGGCAGCGGATCCATGGCAAGAAGCCGGCTGCGCCAGTATCCTTCGTCCGCCGACAGCCGATCCTGCAAGACACCGGCATCTTCCGCGACCGGATCAAGCACCGCGCCGCTTTGCGGCAGGGGCTGACCGTGGCCCAGCGCCGCCACCCCGCCAAGACGCACGGCCCCGTCGGCGCAGGCCACAACCAACGCATCGGCTTCAGATGACAGCACCTGCCCTGCGGGTCCGGCGCCATCCGCCACCTCGGCGCGCGCAACCGTGTAAAGCGCCCCGTCCAAGGCGATTTTCGCGATCCCGAGCGGGTTCCAGTATCCGCCGAAATCAAGGCCCCGCACCAGCGCGTCGATCGCGGCGGCACTCTGTGTGAAATCGATCAGCCCCAGCGGCGCGGGCCGGTCGTCCCGCGCGAAATAGCTGCGCTGGCTCAGGTCCTGCGGCGTCCGTTCAAGCGTGCCGGTTTCAAGCTGCGCCAGAACACGGCCGAAGCTTTCCATGCCCGCCGCATAGCATTTCGAGTTCAGCGAAAACGCGGTCTCGCCGTCGGCAATGTCGATCAGTTCCTGCGCCAGCAGGTCGCCCTCGTCCACGCCGCCCTCAATCATGTGCCAGCTGACGCCGTGCCGGCGTTCGCGGTTGACGATGGCCCATGCCGGGGTGTTCAGACCCGCATACCGTGGCAACGGACCATCGTGGAAGTTGACCGCGCCCTTGGTGGCAAGGGCCAGAACATCGCCGGGGATGATCCGCAGGTTCGCGATGCTGAGCAGCCAGTCGAACCGGTCCGCCCCTGCCAGATCGGCAAAGCGCGCGAAGACAGGCACCGATTGCCCTTCGGCCCAGGCGCGCACATCGGCGTCACGGGTGACGACCGCCGCAACATGATGCCCGCCCGCCACGATCATGTCGGCACAGGCAATCGTGAGCGATTCGTCCCCCGCGATGACGCAGGAAAAAGCGGACGGATTGAAAAGTGCAGTCATGGTCGGTCCTCCCGATTGAGGCGATAGGGCGTTGTAGCGTGGGCAAGCAGATCACGCAAAAACCACGCCGGATCCTGCGGACGGCGGCCTGCCAGCCCCGTACGCAGACGGTGGAGTATTCCGCCCGCCAGATGCGCAAGCAATGCCATGGCCGCATACAGGCGCCCGTGGTTCTTGATGAAATAGTGGCGGCGCGAATCGTACCAGAACCCGGGCATGCGGCTGCGCGTCTTCATGCCGGTCGACACCGACCCGATATGCACCACGCGTGCCTCTGTCACATACCAGCACCGCCATCCCGCGCGCGCCGCGCGCAGGCACAGATCCGTTTCCTCGAAATAGAGGAAGAAGGCTTCGTCAAAGAGGCCGATCCGGTCCAGCATCTCGCGGCGCAGCATCATGCTGGCCCCGGCGCTCCAGTCGACCTCGCGGGTGGCCGCGATGTCGAGGATCGGCACCCGCGCATCCGCCAGCAGCCGCGAGACGACGCCAAGACGCGCCGCGCCCTCGAACTCGCCCGCGATGCTGGGAAAGCGGAACGCGGTGGTGTGGGTCATCCCGTCCTCGCCGCGCACGTGGCTGCACGCGATCCCCGCATCGGGGTGGTTTTCTAGGTGGCTGACCAGCGTTGCAATGCAGCCGGGATCCGGAAACGCGTCCGAATTCAGCAGGTAGACATAGTCGGGGCTGCTCCCGTCACGCATCCCTGCCCGGATGCCGATGTTGTTGCCCGCGCCGAAGCCGCCGTTGACGGAGGATTCTATTACCCGCACCAGACCTTCCGCGCCCCAGCCGCGCGCCGCGACCTCGCGGTGGAACATCTCGGCCGATCCGTCACCGGAGGCATTGTCGACGATCACCATCTCCGCGCCCAGACCGCGCAGATCCCCCAGCGCCGCCTCGGCCGCGCGCAATGTCATCTGCGGCGTCCGGTAGTTCAGCAGGACGCAAAGAACCCGTGGTGATGCCATTGCCTCTACTCCGCCGCCGTTGCCTGCGGCACGCCCTCTTCGCCTGCCAGCGCCTCTGCGATGATCTCTCGCAGCTCGGCCCCCAGCACGACGACGTTGGGCGACAGGACCATGCTGACGTGATCGCCCGGCACTTCGACCACCTGAAGGTTGGGGGCATGTTTGCGCCAGTCATTGTCCTCAAGCACATACTCGCGTTCGGAACTGACCCACGCTCCGGCGGAGACCTTCCAATGCAGATCGAGCGGCGGGCGGAACAGCGTCATCGGACCGTCCCA
Above is a genomic segment from Sulfitobacter sp. HNIBRBA3233 containing:
- a CDS encoding glycosyltransferase family 2 protein, giving the protein MTVDLSVLIPAHNEVGYIEPCLEALLSSEDTGAAVEVIVMANGCTDATAEIARGYAGRAETRGWALRVIDLPEGGKIGALNAGDTAATYGAKAFIDADVVVSPPLLAQLAQVLDSDAPRYASGIPNVTVSDGGFSAVYTRFWVGIPFLTHGVPGFGVFAVNAAGRQRWGAFPDIISDDTFVRLQFRPGERHSVPARYDWPMIEGFGPLVRVRRRQDIGVAEVKALFPALWANHDAPAPDQVPLWRRALRDPLGFAAFAVVALAVRLPRPGEERWARGR
- a CDS encoding glycosyltransferase family 4 protein gives rise to the protein MNLAYILNSYPQPSHSFIRREIRSLERQGHSVTRLAMRAGDAPLVDTQDVEEAAATTYVLKAGGLALLRSVVQRLSADPRGFGKALGLALSCGKRSEAGIVKHLIYLAEAAHVAQICAAAGVTHAHAHFGTNAAAVAMLCNALGGPSYSFTVHGPEEYDAPRALSLGEKVTRSKFTVAISSFGRSQLARWAGPAHWDRIEVVHCGIDPARFPDPSPLPEGPPRFVAIGRFVEQKGQLIALDALEALNRAVPGAHLTLIGDGEMRPEIEARIDALGLTAQVTLTGWVDEARILEELGAAHALLMPSFAEGLPMVIMEAMAAGRLVIATYIAGIPELVQTGETGWLVPAGDAAALATAMQELADLAPARRDEMAKAARARALARHDIDREAAKLAALMAR
- a CDS encoding oligosaccharide flippase family protein, with protein sequence MNGLLQRLRGGALMARVMRSGAWIVLGYGGSQILRLASNLILTRLLFPEAFGLMALISLVTVGLTLFSDVGIAPSIAQSKRGDDPDFLNTAWSIQVIRGIILWGIAVALAVPMAWFYDAPDLQVYLPVAALMLVIAGFNPTRIETAHRHLLMGRLTVLDLLSQAIGIAAMIGLALVWQSVAALVVGGVISALAKLVLTWAFLPGQANRFRWEPAAVRELVSFGKWIFMSTVCWFFASQGDKAVLGKFLSLESLGIYNIGYFLASFPLLLGSAVTGRVMIPVYRDAKEQRAKIARLRYGLSGGIIALLAGMAIFGPWLVDVLYDARYAQAGGIVTLLAVALVPQVIGITYDQAALAAGDSRRFFVLTAVRAVLQVSLLIAGVSAYGIVGAIVGIGIAQVVTHAAVIWLARCHGVWDMRHDAVAAGAGAALIALALWINRDALVLLMP
- a CDS encoding 4'-phosphopantetheinyl transferase family protein — protein: MTPDRELIQALTQSVLPDGIAVAASDPTERPEAVHKDEAGAVAVAVPARQIEFLAGRAAAREAMIALGARPEPVPMGPDRAPIWPRGLTGSISHTADACVAAVGNSDDWAGIGVDLETAAPLERGLEHEICTTAERAWLDSEDPASRGLLARLIFSAKEAVFKAQYPLSRALFGFEVIELRIEREDSRFEATFQSAQGPFDAGRILTGSYCHAAGVLVTAVAIGQSDGTVYAASRR